The genomic stretch AATGTAATTGCCACTTTATTCACTTTTCATATAAACAGTGAAGaagccaagttttttttttttctttaattttctcttttttttccccttttttttctcaatttcttccttcaatatttgatagaATTTgtcttcataaattattttgatttgttttatacgAGATTATTGTAGTTCCAAACAAATATCTTGACGTTTGGTTTATGCTCAATCTTATGAGCATGTTTTTGTTaccatataattaatttaaaatagttttgaaaaaaaaaagttcttaaacTTAATGGATTCCATCACTTGAATTGTTGATTTGGCAGGTTTAGCAGCCAAACCCCATGTAGATCCAATACGTTGttgtctcaatattaaaaaaaaatcatcttaaattattttttaaagccaaATCATATTTCTTATCGATTGTTCATGTAGTCTTTGGACCTATCAAGTCAAATagatcatgtaaaaaaaactcttacgtgatttaattttaaatttatgctAGACAAGCAGTCAGGTCGAGAAATTTTAAGATTGACTCATTGGGTCacgtttaataataatatcaaatattcttctatggcttttttttttgttgatattttttattagaactaAAGTGTAGTGCGGCAATGTAAactaaatagttaaaaaaaaaaagcagtcaGTTATGGTAAATTAAGATTAATGAAAATGctctattttctttatcataAACTTGCTCGTTTGGTATTGTGctagtggttgtttttcaaagcaatttttgcttgaaaatatatcaaaataatttttttttttacttttttaaaattttatttttgacaccagcacatcaaaacaatatgaaaacaccaaaaataattaatttgaagcaaataatataataaaaaatattcatttttttttcaaaaaatatttttaaaagataaaaacaaacgtGTTGCATGAAATAAGTCGCGAGCAACTTGTTAAATGATTTTGGTCTTCCATTTGCATACCATTCATGTGAGGCTTTGATGAAAGTCTTCATAGAAATCACAATTTTactaataattacaaaaaataaaaaaacacctaaaaggCATCAATCTCTTACTATGACCTTAGACTCATAGCACTATGAATTGGAACGATGTTATGACATCTAAGCCCTTATTCATAAAACTACAAGATGTTGCTTTTGAAGATGTTTTCGTATTTTGTATAGAGATTTAATTGGCATTGTTGAATTCATTAAAGGTGGATTTGTCTTCATATAAATTTCTGGCACAatgtaatggttttttttacctttatagaaaaataatatatacttaTTCATTTgggggtatttttatatttttagatttaattgtACAGTAAACTCACGAACTtatcattgaaagaaaaaataagaaattaaaaaagaaaatgttttcaatttcatctccaaaggttctttttatctttgaaatttgttcgttataaaattcaatacaaccttttaattagttttttttccagatttcttccatggttttttatttaatatttttgttatttaaaataatttataaaattaaatatttttttcaatttcatcccccatgaatttttcatatgtttaatttggtctctatttttttttaatttctatatattgtatttaaaatggtttataaaattaatttgtttttcgaTTTCATTCTCCTTGGAGTTTTTttccttgttgattttttaaacttcttagtttgattttgttttacatttcatcattcaacattaaatttaattttgttttatatattgaaattttttttcctcaaattgaGTCATCactctcttgatttttatttttgttttggatttttttttttgcgaaaTAGTGGCTTtaggaatttttaattttcccttcaattcaatatttgatgatatttaaggtttttcccattaatgttttgattttttatttttattcttcatatttttatcaaagttttaatttgtttttaattttatcattgaatctataattttgatttttctcaatttcataagTCAggtttgttgatatttttttcaccttttttgtttattgtttttaattttatcttttattatttttgatttttaggaattgacaattattattttatttatttattttatgatgtcaagttgttaattttttttttaaaaaatacacttaaacatgattttttctattGTGAAGTGCGGGCAAACTATTTTTAGTTAATACTATTTAGGAATGTAACTGCGGCAAATTTCTACTGCGCTGAtgcaaaaacatttattttttagttaatactATTTAATAGAGGAACCCGTGGTCAAGGATTTGATTTCTAGATAACTTGTTTAATTCGTTTCTTCCtacattttcttatttttccttACCTATGATGACGTGGCATTTTTTATGCTGTCTAAAGCAGGAACATGCATATGGTTATCACGTTTTGTCGCCtatcaagaacataaataaacaatgctaaaagatatatatatatataaaccctaGCCAGATCCTGGTTTATAGAGCCATATTTGGTCAAATTGTCAGTTGATTATACGATAAAAAATGACATTTGAGTCGCATTAGTTAATCTTAATCACAGTGCCCAATTACCAATATACCCTTGAGGCCAAGGTTTAGTACAAGATTTGCCGAGTTTCTAATCTCCCTacctgttgttttttttttatttttaaaaaaatttaaaattttatttatgttttttctttgctttaaattaatatatattttttatttttttaaattattttaatgcgttgatatcaaaaataattttttttaaaataataaaaaattattatttttatatatttttgagtaaaaaatattttggaaaaacaattataattatattttttaaatataaacatgttcTATTCTAATACGTAATaacttgatgtaatttttttttcctcatttttagatttttatttgattaagatGTAAAATGTAATTCTTTAAAGTAAAGCAAAAGCCGAAAACATGATTAGAAGgttatttgtaattatatttttaagatattaacGTAATCCTAAAGCATTTAATGACGTGGGGCACCCGCACTCTCTCATAATAATTCGAGGTCCCTTCTTGTTCGAATCAACATTATATTTTAtgtgatattttatattataagtaTTATTTATAAACGTAATATCACTTTACTTGTCCAATTTCTGGAGGGTCTCGAGGTGTAAAGAATACCCATGTGAACTTCTCGCTGTTTaaaaggatattttttaaaattagcacggttttttttaaaagaatttgacAGAATAACATGTCATGAGAAAGTTTGGGTGaaataactttattatttttgtgtttacaagtgtgatatttattaaatatatatttttagttgtaatatatttatatataattatttagaatcaTCCATTATCTCCAGTTTAATTATATGAATGACATTGAAAAACAgagaataatttttgtttaaataataattttttaagattttttttaaatctatttttaatatataaattgaataaaaatatatattttaactcataaaatatatatagaaaaaaggttaattaaattattatttctttataattttagtaaatataacatttagaaataattatatataataaacattgcatttttaaaacacaacaaagtaaaaatatattagtttgGTATAACTTTTTGTTCCTATATTAATTcacagattattttaattttctatgttaattttttaatttatcttgttTATAACTGATGATCCCttgaaattaaacaatttttgtgtttggcattgcgttttgaaagtgttttttttttttttaaattgaattttttttaaactttaaattaatattttttttatattttcagattattttgatatgctgatattaaaaataattttttaaaaataaaaataaaaaatactttaaaaataatcactaccatatttttaaatacattatctaatataatattaccccccccccctcttaaACACCTCCATTGCTAGCGTTGCTTGCTTCAAACAAGTTCCCCTCATCCCTTTCTTTCTGTCAGACAAAGAGCgtgagataataataataataataaattgtgttAATTATTTAAGAGACCGTACCATTGGAAGTATACATTCTACAACTTAACTGATCAGTAGGAGCATTTACTAGGGCTTGCTTTTCCTCAACGGTCACTACCTCCCTTGAGCCCCAAAGCCCAAAAGAACCATCTCTTTCCTCTAGTTTTCCCTCCTCACAGGTCACAACCAGAGTCTTGCTGCTGATGCCATTAATTGGCCCCTCCTCCACCATAAAGCAAATCCACAATTAAAGGCCCCCTTCACTTTGGAGCTACCACAAAGCGAAAATGTCAAACAAGTCCCCGATTTTTCCCATTCCCGAACCTCAACACTTCAGCGACTATGGCTTTGACCCGCAGATTGATTACTTTCAGGTTTGTTTAGCTCATCAGTTCTTTATATGATGCTCTTCACTTGCTCTTTTGCGTCCATTTACTTGTTTGATGCTCTCAACTGGCCCCGTTTGTTTCGATTTCCATGAAAATCAGTTCCTGGAGGAAGCAAGAAACCACAAGAGAGAGACGACGACGACAAGGTCTTCCGTTGATTCCTTACACTTCAAGCTCCAGAAACCCATTTCAAAGGAGGAGTCTGCTAATAGAACGATCCACAAAcccaacaacaagaagaagaaatggtggAGAAAAGCTTTGCTATTCTTTAAGTGGAAGTGGATCCACAGTAATCACAAGGATGATTATCTTGGTCACGGAGATGTTCATATAGCAAGGGCGAGAGCTTTCGGAGCTTCCATCTCAGGGCCTGTTTATTTAGCTGATAGTTTAAGTGGATCAAGCACTCCTTACAGGTCCACTAGCAGACCATCATCAGGGCCTCTAGCTGGATCCTTGGCTCCGGCAAGAAAGGGTGATATGGAGATACCTTATTTGAGCCTGAGGGAGCTAAACATGgagcagcggcagcagcagcaacggAGTATTTCAACTTCTGCAATGCCAATATATTTGGTCACTTGAGTTTTAGATTAGTGGGTCTGTTTAGTGACTAATTACTTGTTGGTTTGGTAATGGCATGGCTAATCCGGGGTGCTCTTTCAGTTTCTTTATGAATGTTTATTGCCATCTTTCTGGGTTTGCCCCTTTTTTCAGCAAACTGCAAAGGTGTTTGATCGAACCTTTCTGGAGGGGTCCTGTCTTTGGGGTGCTTTCTTGCtcgctttttcttttttaatttctgcaGCTGATGAAACCCTGTTGTTTGACTGAGTTATCGATTCCCCTGTGGTCGTGTATTTTGTCTTCCGgtgatcttttaaaaatatttaaattgttttataattgttttgctatgtagatataaaaaaataaaaaatatattttattcggACAAGTTTAGCAAATTACAAACACTTTTTATTCCATGCTAATCACTATTCATGGATCAACTTCTTTCTCCTAAACCACCATAGAAAccgatttattttatgatttttttatatctgcATAGTATTTAATACACTTTCTTTGTATTGATACTAAACTTTGGATCCTAAAAACTTCATGTGAAACAGCATCGATTTGTTGTATTGGCTCgtgaatataaaaaacaaacgaTCTACTCGCATTAGATCTTGCTTGCGCAGCGGAACAAACGGTGCAGGCGAACACGCATCATCCTCCGGGAAGGAAGGTGGCGATTGCTTGCGGTGGATGCAAGATTCTGGAGGAGTCTATGCAGCATGCCTGTGGGGACCTAAATTATGTGAAGAAAATAGTATTAATAAATCCCAGCAGcgttatttaaaaacaaaatcacaatttcatcccttttttatttttatttttcatcaatataCAAGGGCAAGTGGAGGTTGGAGATCCAAATTGACAGAGAAAAGGGTTTGTGATTTGTCATGAAGCTGCCACAAAGATCCGAAACAAGAACCGGCGGCATAAATCCTCCATGTGCATCTTTTCGTGTGATACTGAGGCGTCATGatgttcttctttcttttctcttcttttcttctctgagagggtatattttatcattttgtgctttcataaaatactaaatatttGGTTGTAATGCTCTTACATTATACTATAGCGTGTAAAATCACTGTGATGCTATTgtgtatataaaatatttctacTGTGCTACCACACCGtagatatttaaaatattacaaatcagCGGAGtgttatcttcttctttttttttttttttttttaatttttcttttcttttcttttcctttttcaattcaccccccccttttttttttttttttttttatcttccctttttaattttaatttttttctatttcatcctaGATTTATTTTACAGTTGTTTGGTTTAAACTTAGGTTAAACAAAGAGTTGAgtatagagatttttttattttattttcattatttgttttttaatttcaatcttatttttttttaatgatcaatCATGCTATTTTTAGACCGATCAAGTTGGCTGAATCACATCTAAAcaacttttatattatttaattttaaatctgaaTTAAACAAGAAGTTGGGGCCTGAGGTTTCTTTAttgtcaatttcatttctttttttttttttaattttatcctcaattttttttaatgatcgaCCGGGATGCCTTTAAACTGACTAAAATGACCAAGTCACATCAAAGAAACTCTTacacgatttaattttaaactcgagCTATATAAAAAGTATAAAGAGATTTTAAAGTAACACATCATGcctagttttataaaaatatcaattagtt from Populus alba chromosome 8, ASM523922v2, whole genome shotgun sequence encodes the following:
- the LOC118032864 gene encoding uncharacterized protein, translated to MSNKSPIFPIPEPQHFSDYGFDPQIDYFQFLEEARNHKRETTTTRSSVDSLHFKLQKPISKEESANRTIHKPNNKKKKWWRKALLFFKWKWIHSNHKDDYLGHGDVHIARARAFGASISGPVYLADSLSGSSTPYRSTSRPSSGPLAGSLAPARKGDMEIPYLSLRELNMEQRQQQQRSISTSAMPIYLVT